From one Leguminivora glycinivorella isolate SPB_JAAS2020 chromosome 5, LegGlyc_1.1, whole genome shotgun sequence genomic stretch:
- the LOC125225963 gene encoding uncharacterized protein LOC125225963, translating to MGAATANSTLRYGLTVETPRSPSYDTTLLWRRDLAKRLRRRSRPTPIPARHPKAAVIDRTTEKRKSLQETTKEVNKPIIKAQSVRSHASSRTVIEAQLSQAELEASERLAEISRRELQLEADMVRKRLDARKLQIRANADSADEHESAGSVRNSNQDRLDEWLENSRDATSKPICKRLTDEPLPKYETPRRPAQAERHIRGLSPDRQRRRRSTTPPARRERSTSPQLDARTPHTAHTRATEGTVAESMLHLFERMQMAARPAPKDIFELPHFYGDVSEWRSFYNTYAETSKRYKFTDYENVARLRMALRGDAKTCVSHVLSTATRPDMIVRILKKQFGRSEGTAHIFAFLDDGSTLSMIDQDVADEIGAVGQDEPLCIRGIQRLKLSSVTQTVKAKVSPARGGLTYDISLKTVDGLGIRSQSLNKKRLLEYEHLADLGDECYTGMGVPQMLIGGDFSHLINPTEVRQGGEDEPCAVKTSLGWVFFGRMPRYVPNNEQVVMHCHSDDSDLVEQVKKHWAVEALGITAKDNIRPDDQRAIDTFERTVKKVGQRYEVGQLWAADDIKLPPSFNMAKARLRNLEARMSRDPDFANEYQAQIHKLLEKGYAERIMEPPQSDRMWFLPHFSVYNLNKGKYRAVFDCAAKSQGCALNDFILAGPDLLQSLLGILLRFREWEFAVTADIQEMFLQIQLRREDRHSQLFIWRGSRRDVTPWTYQLNRVCFGNISSPFLAHSVRNRNATDNKDRYPDAVYDIHNNHYMDDYVASYETERELISTATQVRLAHAEASFRLRSYASNSELLMRNIDPEERATGPSHLGEKQQTVLGMTWDPETDTLGYNTKMLRVPDDVKRYERSPTKRELLSAVMSVYDPLGLIAQYMISAKIIFQRVWTKGTDWDERLPAEEAEDFFRWLRALSDVSALRIPRRYATPTGAVGRELHIFSDASTEAYSAAAYWRVSNDEEETQVSLAIAKSRVCPLKVMTVPRLELTAAVVGVRLAETILREQRYPVTKVTYWTDSMVVLGWVRDDARNYRPYVSHRLAEIAEKTDRDAWRYVPTAQNPADRATRCQPAQSVRIEDEWYEGPRFLYGPETSWPSHTSNRTDDLPERKARPSTATSLAIISAKPDPSSVLPDVRRFSSYDRLLNATANVLLFIEKTRTKNKALQLQG from the exons ATGGGCGCGGCGACAGCTAACAGCACGCTCAGGTATGGATTAACCGTAGAGACACCGAGGTCACCGTCCTACGACACGACATTGCTATGGCGAAGGGATTTAGCCAAGCGGTTACGGCGTCGTTCCAGACCCACGCCGATCCCAGCTAGACATCCCAAGGCTGCCGTCATAGACAGAACTACCGAGAAACGAAAGTCGCTGCAGGAAACTACCAAGGAGGTAAATAAACCAATTATTAAAGCTCAGTCCGTCAGATCACATGCGAGCAGTCGCACTGTGATAGAAGCGCAGCTGTCTCAGGCGGAGCTCGAGGCCAGCGAACGGCTAGCGGAGATATCCCGGAGGGAGTTGCAGCTAGAAGCGGACATGGTACGTAAACGGCTAGACGCCAGAAAACTGCAGATCCGCGCTAATGCGGATAGCGCAGACGAGCACGAATCTGCTGGTAGCGTGCGGAATTCGAATCAAGATCGATTAGACGAATGGCTAGAGAACTCGCGAGACGCGACGTCAAAACCCATTTGTAAGAGGTTAACCGACGAACCTCTACCCAAGTACGAGACTCCGAGACGACCTGCGCAGGCGGAGCGGCATATTCGAGGCCTCTCACCGGACCGCCAG CGACGCAGGCGATCGACGACGCCGCCGGCGCGTCGCGAGCGATCGACGTCGCCACAGCTGGACGCGCGTACTCCGCACACGGCGCACACGCGCGCCACCGAAGGTACTGTAGCAGAGTCCATGCTGCACCTGTTCGAGAGGATGCAGATGGCGGCCCGTCCAGCCCCGAAAGATATATTCGAGCTGCCGCATTTCTACGGAGACGTCAGCGAGTGGAGAAGTTTCTACAATACCTACGCAGAGACATCGAAGCGGTATAAGTTTACTGACTACGAGAACGTGGCGCGGCTCAGGATGGCTTTACGCGGGGACGCAAAGACGTGTGTGTCTCACGTGTTATCGACAGCCACCAGACCCGATATGATCGTGAGAATACTGAAAAAGCAGTTTGGACGCAGCGAG GGAACGGCGCATATCTTCGCTTTCCTTGACGATGGATCCACCTTGTCAATGATCGACCAGGACGTCGCGGACGAGATCGGCGCGGTCGGTCAAGACGAGCCGCTATGCATAAGAGGTATTCAGCGGTTGAAACTTAGCTCAGTGACACAGACGGTCAAGGCTAAAGTAAGCCCCGCTCGTGGCGGCTTGACATACGATATATCCCTAAAAACAGTAGACGGACTAGGGATACGCTCGCAGTCATTAAATAAGAAGCGTCTATTGGAATACGAACATCTGGCGGACTTGGGCGACGAGTGCTACACGGGCATGGGCGTGCCGCAGATGTTAATAGGCGGAGACTTCAGTCATCTTATAAACCCGACGGAGGTGAGGCAGGGCGGCGAGGACGAGCCGTGCGCAGTTAAAACCTCGTTAGGATGGGTTTTCTTCGGGCGAATGCCGAGGTATGTACCAAATAACGAGCAGGTCGTGATGCACTGCCACAGTGACGACAGTGATCTCGTGGAGCAGGTCAAGAAACACTGGGCAGTCGAGGCGCTTGGCATAACGGCAAAAGACAACATTCGACCCGACGACCAGCGAGCGATCGATACATTCGAACGAACAGTAAAAAAGGTAGGACAGAGATACGAAGTCGGCCAACTATGGGCTGCCGACGACATAAAGCTGCCACCGAGTTTCAACATGGCGAAGGCGAGATTACGCAATCTAGAAGCCCGCATGTCGAGAGATCCTGACTTCGCCAACGAGTATCAAGCACAGATACACAAGCTTCTGGAAAAGGGGTACGCAGAGCGCATCATGGAACCACCGCAGTCAGATCGGATGTGGTTTCTGCCCCATTTCAGcgtctacaatttaaataaaggaaagtATCGCGCTGTATTCGATTGCGCCGCGAAAAGTCAGGGATGTGCATTGAACGATTTCATCCTCGCGGGACCGGATTTACTACAGAGCCTGCTGGGGATACTACTTCGATTCCGTGAGTGGGAATTCGCCGTCACCGCGGACATACAGGAAATGTTCCTTCAAATACAGCTGCGAAGAGAGGATCGGCATAGTCAGCTCTTCATCTGGAGGGGATCGCGGCGTGACGTGACACCGTGGACGTACCAGCTAAACCGGGTATGTTTCGGTAACATCTCTTCTCCTTTTCTCGCACACTCGGTGCGGAATAGGAATGCGACGGACAACAAGGATCGCTATCCGGACGCGGTCTACGATATCCATAATAATCACTACATGGACGATTATGTGGCATCATATGAGACAGAACGGGAACTCATATCAACAGCGACACAGGTGAGACTAGCACACGCGGAGGCTAGTTTTCGGCTGCGCAGCTACGCTAGCAACAGCGAGTTGTTAATGCGAAACATCGATCCGGAGGAGCGAGCGACGGGACCTTCTCATCTCGGAGAAAAGCAACAGACCGTCCTCGGAATGACGTGGGACCCAGAGACGGATACGCTGGGGTACAACACGAAAATGCTACGAGTGCCAGACGACGTGAAAAGGTACGAGCGATCGCCCACTAAAAGGGAACTTTTGAGTGCCGTAATGTCAGTTTACGACCCATTAGGCCTCATAGCGCAGTATATGATAAGCGCTAAGATCATATTCCAACGTGTGTGGACAAAGGGCACGGACTGGGACGAGCGGCTGCCGGCGGAGGAAGCGGAGGACTTTTTCCGGTGGCTGAGGGCACTGAGCGACGTGTCCGCGCTGCGAATACCCCGACGATACGCCACGCCCACCGGTGCAGTTGGAAGAGAACTGCATATTTTCAGTGATGCATCGACCGAGGCCTACAGCGCGGCGGCCTATTGGCGAGTATCGAACGACGAGGAGGAAACGCAAGTGAGCTTAGCTATAGCGAAAAGCCGAGTTTGCCCGCTAAAGGTAATGACAGTTCCCAGGCTCGAATTAACCGCAGCAGTCGTCGGCGTGCGGCTGGCGGAGACAATTTTACGCGAGCAGCGTTATCCTGTGACAAAGGTGACGTATTGGACAGATTCCATGGTTGTTCTCGGATGGGTTCGCGATGACGCGCGAAACTATCGTCCGTACGTGTCACACCGACTTGCGGAGATCGCCGAGAAAACAGATAgagacgcgtggaggtatgtacCAACCGCTCAGAACCCCGCAGATCGAGCGACGAGATGTCAACCAGCGCAGAGCGTGCGCATCGAGGACGAGTGGTACGAAGGACCGCGCTTTCTCTATGGACCCGAGACATCATGGCCTAGTCACACATCGAATCGAACAGACGACCTGCCTGAGAGGAAGGCGAGGCCGTCAACCGCGACATCACTGGCGATCATCTCAGCGAAGCCAGACCCTTCGAGCGTACTGCCAGACGTGAGACGATTTAGCAGTTACGACAGACTGTTGAACGCGACAGCGAACGTCTTGCTATTCATCGAGAAAACGAGAACGAAGAATAAAGCCTTGCAGCTACAA